The Brachyspira hyodysenteriae ATCC 27164 sequence TATACATATTGAAATAAGGCTTAAAGAAGAATTTAAAATTTTTGTATCCTTTTATTTCTTTTTTACCTATTCTTCCATTAATCATATATAGAGGTATAAGTTTTTTATGAAGCGAATATATAAGAGTAGGCCATATTTCTATTTCTGCTATCATTACATATTCAGGTGAAATTAAATTTATAAGCTTATTAATCATATGAGGATAATCTAAAGTAAGATAGAATAGTTCTACTTTATCTCCGTAATTCTTTTTAGCTATATCATATCCACCTACTGTAGTAGTTGATAAATAAATTGTGTAGCCTTTTTCTATTAAAGTAAATACTATTTCTCTAACTGCTACTATTTCACCTACACTTACAGCATGTATCCATACAGCATTTTTATTATTTTCTTTAGGATATATAAAACCTAATCTTGATAAAGCACCTTTTCTAATGGATTTATTAAATATCATCATAATGGAAAAAACTATAAATATTACAGGATAAAAAACATATCCGAATATCGTATATACAGACATCAAAAATTTCTGCATTATTTATTTCCTCTAAATTATAAAATAGCTGCTATAGTCATTATAATAATAATTAAATATACAATAAAAGAAATTCCAGCCTTTACTAAAGCATGATGTTTTCTTGTTCCCCATTCACATTTGAAATACACTATTGTAAATGCAATAAATAATAATATTTCAATAGCATTCACCGTAATAAAAATAGCTTCATATATACCTGTTTTTATATTATTATGCTCTATTATATAGAAAGCTGCTATGGGGAAAAGCATAAATATAGAAGCATTAACTATTCTATGTATTAAAATATATTTATTCATGACTTAGATTATACTAAAATATATATAATTGTCAAAGTAAATTTTTAGTTTTATATTAATTTTTAAATTCTTGTTAAATCTTTTGTTAATAAAGTATTTGATTTATTAATTTTTATTCTTATTATGATTCCTATAAACACTATTATAAACGTTATAAATACTGCAAAATATAAGTTAAAATTTAATTCATATTTAAGAAAATTAATACTGCTGAATTTATTTGACAAATTTATTAAAAGTTCTGAGAAAAATTCGGCTGATGCTGATGGAAAAATTGATAATGGTTCATATATTTGATATGTTATTATTGTTATTAGAGATGATGATAGTATCATAAAAGATAGAGGTACAGCAAATATATTGGATATTATAGAAGTGATATTTATTATATGAAAATGATATACGCTTAATGGAAAAACAGTTATAAGTGCAAATATATTTATTGATAAAAATGCCAATAGTTTTATAGAAATATTTTTTACTAAGTTTGTAATTTTATTATTTGTATTTATTTTTATTATATTTTTTATTATATAGAAATTGAATATAGGATAATAAATAATTATTCCTAAAGTTGCTAAAAATGAAAATTGAAAACTTATATCTTTAATTGAATTTGGATTTAACAGTAATATAATTAATCCTGATAGAAATAATGCATTTATAGCATTTCTGTTTCTGTCAAAATAATATGATATAAGAAGACAAAATGCCATTATACTTGCTCTTATTATAGAAACTGAAAATAATGTCATAGGAGGATATATAATTATTGTAATTATTGTAGATATTAATATTCTGTTATAAAAGTTTATAGGAAAGAACGATAGTATTAAAAATAAAATTGAAAGTATCATTGAAATATGAAGTCCTGATATAGAAAGTATATGGGATATTCCAGCATCTATAAAGTATTGTCTTATATGATATGGTATTATATTTTTATCGCCTATCATTATTCCTTGTGCTATAGAGTAGGGTATAGCTTCCATATTTGAGCCTAATGATTTTTTTATTATGTTTCTTATTTTTATAGAATGGGCATTTATATAATTAATAATAGAAAATCCGTTTTTTTGAATTACAAAATTATTATATCTGTATATGCTTGCTGCGCCGTAAAGCATTCTGTCTGATAAAACTTCTATTATTATTTTAGAATTATAAATGTCATCGTTAGTTAATATATTTTTGTATAAATTTATTTTTGATGATACTGTTATTTCATCATTAATAAATAATGTTTTTGATGAATCATTATATAGTCTTATATTTCCTGCATAATTATACCAATTAGTGCCGTCATAAACTTTATCTACATAAGCAATATATCTTTCTCTGAAACCTATAACTCCATCATATGATAATATTTTTGCATTGTATGCTTCTATTGGTTTGTCAAAATTACTAAGCGGATTTTTTAATATATCATAATACCTTATAATTGTATAACTGTATCCAATGAATGAACATGAAAATATTAGCATTATTATAGAAATATTTAATTTATTTTTTAATGCTAATATTATTGATAAAACTATAAGTACTAAAGAAATTATAATTGAAATATAAAGAAAGTTATTAGTTTTGAATGCTAAAGCTATGCCAATTGAAAATGATAATGTAATGTATATTATATATGTAAGCGGATATAGAAAAAAAATGTTATTATTTTTAATTTCTTTTAACGATTCCATAGAAAATAATATTTATAATAGTATCCAAATCTTTTTCATAAACCTCTGAATTTTTATTTTTAGCCCATTCCAATTCAAAACCCTTTATTATGGCAAGAATAGCTTCAGTGGCAAGTCTTAAATCTATATTGAATAGCCCTTTTTTAACTCCGCTTCTTAATATCATTTTTATTGTATTATATTCTTCTTTATGATATTGTGCCCTCATATGTTCTATAAGAGTGAAGTCTTCAAATATTTCACTATGAAGTGCTTCATAAAGATTTGCAAGTTTTATATAACCTTTCTGTCTTGTAAGAATATATGCTCTTAATTTAGTTTCTGCTGTATCTTCTTTTTTTATCGCTTCATATAACTCTTTTTTTAGATCATTAGCTTCATTTTCTGCTATGGCAAAAAATATTTCTTCTTTACTATTGAAATAATGATAAATGCTGCTTTTTGATTTATGTACCATCAATGCTATATCACTCATAGATGCTTTTTTGAATCCGTACTTTTTAAATAGTCTTTTTCCAGCATTTACTATCTGTTCCCGAGGAGTCATTATGCCAACCTTTAACCCATATTTAATTATATTATATACTCTATTTTTTATTTGTCAAAGTTTATTAAAAATTAAAGAA is a genomic window containing:
- a CDS encoding TetR/AcrR family transcriptional regulator — its product is MTPREQIVNAGKRLFKKYGFKKASMSDIALMVHKSKSSIYHYFNSKEEIFFAIAENEANDLKKELYEAIKKEDTAETKLRAYILTRQKGYIKLANLYEALHSEIFEDFTLIEHMRAQYHKEEYNTIKMILRSGVKKGLFNIDLRLATEAILAIIKGFELEWAKNKNSEVYEKDLDTIINIIFYGIVKRN
- a CDS encoding ComEC/Rec2 family competence protein, yielding MESLKEIKNNNIFFLYPLTYIIYITLSFSIGIALAFKTNNFLYISIIISLVLIVLSIILALKNKLNISIIMLIFSCSFIGYSYTIIRYYDILKNPLSNFDKPIEAYNAKILSYDGVIGFRERYIAYVDKVYDGTNWYNYAGNIRLYNDSSKTLFINDEITVSSKINLYKNILTNDDIYNSKIIIEVLSDRMLYGAASIYRYNNFVIQKNGFSIINYINAHSIKIRNIIKKSLGSNMEAIPYSIAQGIMIGDKNIIPYHIRQYFIDAGISHILSISGLHISMILSILFLILSFFPINFYNRILISTIITIIIYPPMTLFSVSIIRASIMAFCLLISYYFDRNRNAINALFLSGLIILLLNPNSIKDISFQFSFLATLGIIIYYPIFNFYIIKNIIKINTNNKITNLVKNISIKLLAFLSINIFALITVFPLSVYHFHIINITSIISNIFAVPLSFMILSSSLITIITYQIYEPLSIFPSASAEFFSELLINLSNKFSSINFLKYELNFNLYFAVFITFIIVFIGIIIRIKINKSNTLLTKDLTRI